A window of the Mauremys reevesii isolate NIE-2019 linkage group 26, ASM1616193v1, whole genome shotgun sequence genome harbors these coding sequences:
- the RPS15 gene encoding 40S ribosomal protein S15 produces the protein MPCSRDIRRRPDEISPFRRDAAKMAEVEQKKKRTFRKFTYRGVDLDQLLDMSYEQLMQLYSARQRRRLNRGLRRKQHSLLKRLRKAKKEAPPMEKPEVVKTHLRDMIILPEMVGSMVGVYNGKTFNQVEIKPEMIGHYLGEFSITYKPVKHGRPGIGATHSSRFIPLK, from the exons ATGCCCTGCTCTCGCGATATCAGACGCCGCCCGGACGAGATCAGCCCTTTCCGCAGAGACGCGGCCAAGATG GCGGAAGTCGAACAGAAGAAGAAACGTACCTTTAGGAAATTCACCTACCGAGGTGTCGATCTGGATCAGCTCCTCGATATGTCCTA CGAGCAGCTgatgcagctgtacagcgctcgCCAGCGCAGGCGTCTGAACCGCGGCCTGCGTCGTAAGCAGCATTCCCTCCTGAAGCGCCTTCGCAAGGCCAAGAAGGAGGCCCCTCCCATGGAGAAGCCAGAGGTAGTCAAAACTCACCTGCGCGACATGATCATCCTCCCCGAGATGGTGGGCAGCATGGTCGGCGTATACAACGGCAAAACCTTCAACCAGGTGGAAATCAAG CCCGAGATGATTGGCCACTACCTGGGCGAGTTTTCCATCACCTACAAGCCAGTGAAACACGGCAGACCTGGTATCGGTGCCACCCACTCATCTAGGTTCATTCCTCTGAAGTAA